Part of the Lutra lutra chromosome 4, mLutLut1.2, whole genome shotgun sequence genome is shown below.
taacatcattaccatcattagtgatgcttaacatcactaatagagaaatgcaaatcaaaactatcaTGAAATAtaacctcacacccattaggacagcctttataaaaaatacaaaatatagaaagttttggtgaggatgtggagaaactggaacaccTGTGTACTATTAGTGGTattgcaaaatggtgcagccactatcaAAAATAGtaaggagtttcctcaaaagattaaaaataatttactataTGATTCGGCAATCCTACTTTTGAGTATGCCAccaaaagagaggaaagcaggatctcagagaaatgtttgcaaatccATGTTCACAatggcattattcacaatagccaagaggtggaagcaatcCAGTGATGGATAAACAGAGAAAATGTGGCaaatatatacaatagagtattgctcaggctttaaaaaagaaggaaatcctgtcatgtGCCACAAAATGATTAAACCTGAGGGgaatattgctaagtgaaattagtcagtcaCGAAAAACAAATATTCTATGATTCCCCTTACATGAGTTACCTAAAGTaatcaaatttatagaaacagaaaaacagaactgtggttcccagaggctggagaggaggaaacagaaagtTGTTCAGTAGGAATAGAGtctcagttttgcaagatgaaaaagttataGAGATACACAAGGTGAATGCTAGTTAATGCTATAACAGTACACTTAAAAGTGGTAAATTTaaccagtcagttaagcgtctgccttcagctaaggtcatgatcccaggatcccaggatggagtccGACATcaagctcactgctcagcagggagtctgcttctccctctgcctgctgctctctgacaaataaataaaatctttacctcCCCCAAATATAGTAAACTTgatgttttgctttttccccctttccttcttttcccttttctttacccAATCTGCCCCCAACTCAAAATATATGCACTGAAtcaacaaaatagagaaaagagaaatgagcgTTCTGCTCTTCTCCTTTCACAGTTCTCCACAACAAGCATTAGTTTTAGTTCTGAAACAATGAGGGAATGTAGAGGGCGTGTATtggaatgagcactgagtattatacacaactaataaatTGCTGAACACTACAAAACTTATGATGTaatatatgctggctaactgaacataataataaaaaagaaaaaaaaagaaaaaatgagggaaaagttGAAGGGAAGCTCAATTCTAGGCTTCTAATTTGGGGGAACCAGAACATTTCTTCCAATTCAGGCTCAAGCTGGCAACTCTACTAGGCAAGATGGAAATGTATTTGAGTACCCAAGATCTTTAAAACCAAatgagaaattaatttaaataataaaatattatgaagctCTCTCACAGTCATAGTTAATGTACTGAAAATGATCTcaaattaaaggtaaaataaaaaataaatgggcaaaaataagaacacatataataacattttctttattaatcaatgaaacaaagaagtAAGAAAACATATCTCACAAATTAATAGCTAGTCCATTATAAAATACTTCATTCTACAATCTCCTTGAGCTGTTTTTCCATCAATTTCATCaggttttgcttcttcttttctgtttgggTGCAAAGTCCCAtaataaacaataagaaaaataattccaaggACAAGACTAAGAGCTATAGTGATACTGATGGGCATAAAATAGTCTGAATTAAAAACAGAGACTGGGGAAACCCAGAACACAACCAATATCCCCACTGTGGCCAGTACCCTTACAATATAGTAGCAAAACATTGGACATCTGGTATTCTGTcccttaatattaaaaaaagtaaaagtaagaaTGAATCCAACAACAACTCTATATAAGAATTCCATACTTACAGAAGCACAAAACtgagtttgctttttaaatgccCACAATAACcctaaaaaccaaagaaataacaaTAGAAATAATGCAATCTTAACATTTAAGAATAGAAGAAGTACAATACTCAGCATCCAAGATAATAATGTAAATAACTTGTAAAAGAGGTATGTGAATTTGGGACAGGATCCTTTAAGAAGATTTTTATCAGACAAGGATTTTCTTAAAGCTACTTGATAATCAAGAGTTGACCAAGAAATAGCACAGCAAGAGACCATAATGGCTGcatctacaaaacaaaaaataaaaaatagatatactGTTATAGGAATAATAACAGCAATATTAAATTACTGTATGCCATACATGCTTTAtctgtacatacacacacccacaaacacaTCAGGTACTTTATATACTCATCTCATCTACTCCTTTGAAATAGATATTAATATTCCCATATTACATATGAAAGAATTGATGCTTAGAAAATACACATATTACTTAAGTCATACAACCAGCAAGTTGCAGAGAGCTGAGAATTGAAGCTAAATCTGCCTGATTTCAAAATTGGTGTACTTCAATGCTATATTAGACTGCTTtgtaagattttaaataaattcattgtaCAAATTATATTGAGCAACTGGTATAATGGAAACTACACACTCTGGAAGTCCTCTAAGAGACTACAGTTACAGTCCGAGCTTTTCCAGTCTCTTTGGCTTTGACCTTGAACATATACTTAATTCACCAAGAGACAGCATAATGGGGGGCAGCagtaagaaggaagggagaaaggagggaggttaaatagaaaattttcatgaaagtaTAATTGCCCATTTTTTAGATGatgaatcaaataaataaatatattctaaaacttaCAAATTTCTATAGACTTGACATCTTTACCCCTTCTTTTCCCCAACAAATAACAGAAGTTCATTACTGCTTTGAAAAGGATGACACTAGCCCCACTGTCAGAGCTGGAaacttttataaaactgaaagcaAAGGCATTAGAGggttaaaaaagaatttaaagcagaaCACAGAATGCTATTCCTTCCCATTTAGTCTCACTGGAGGTCTATATCTTGGGATAAAAAGGCAGACTTTTAAGAAATTGACCTACTGAAAAAGTTTATGATGGTTTTAAATGCCTTTGTCTACTCTCCCGGTTTTAGCATATCCCATTCTGGACTATACAATTAgctggacttttttctttcttctttaattcaaacatttttttaatttttttaagattttatttatttatttgacacagaaagagagatcacaagtaggcaaagcagcaggcagagaaagggggaagcaggccccctgcttagcagagtgtctgatgtggggctcaatcccaggcccctgagatcatgagctgagctgaaggcagagtgcttaacccactgagccacccaggcacccctaattcaaatatattttaattaaagctCTGCTTTCTGCTAAATTGTCCTATGCCTTTTTTCTAATTAGTTTTTAACTTCTACTGaactaatacataaatacataacaattgaataaacaaaaacaaattattacatatataaaatttaaaagtaactaAGCTCCACTTCTCTTCACCTCTCTGTCACAACCCCCAGAAGAAATCGCTAAAACTCTTCTAGCTTTTCTTCTGACATTTACTgttgtatttgtaaataaaacactttaaaacaagacaaaacaaaaagaaagaaaaatactttatctGCTTTAGACACTACttcttgatttcctctttggaaagaagaaaatttagcaCATACATAAGTACACACCTTTCTTgcattttcctctccctccatctgcccAACAGAGTAACATCACAATTTTTGGTAAAAGTCAGTATTTGGTGTTTATCTTGTAACTACATATGcactggtttgtttgttttactgctCAGCCAAGTATTACACtgatatatttcctttcttttaaaactgttcacttttcctttacttGGTTTTTCATAAGCTTTTATTTCTTAGGAAAAtcttcaaattaattaattagtaaaaCTCCcctatatacacatttattagtttgttccttttcttttttttttaagaatagcaTCCTATTGATCTAAGGTAGCTGTTCTCAAGGTTTGCTTCCCGCCTTCCCAGAACTTCTGTTCACTTCTCTTTGGTGTTAAATTCCGGTTTCCTGTTCTCAAGTCTTCCTTGCTTTATTCTCATGTTTTGATCAAGCATTCTCCAGATATTCTCGAGAGAAGTAACACCTAAGGAAAAATTTTTGAGACCATGTATGTctcaaaatgtctttattctaccTTCACATTTGATACACAGTCTTGCTAGAAACAGAATTGAAAGTTAAAAAacgtggagcacctgggtggctcagtcacatctgactcttgatttcagttcaggtcaagatctcagggtcctgggatcaagcccccagtcaggctctgtgctcagcatggagtctgcttgtcctcctccctctgctcctcccctgatgtgctctctctcctctctccctctcagatagataaatagatagatagaagacagataaaatcttaaaaaaaaaaaaaaaaagttaaaaaatggtttcagcgtgcctgggtggctcagtcagttgagcatttgccttccacttgggtcaggggttctgggatcgagctccacatcagcatccctgctcagcaaggagggGGAGTGCatagcttctccctttcctctccctctacccctctacTCGCCACCCCATTCatgcactctctaataaataaaaatcttttaaaattctttaaaaatgttttccattgaAACTTTAAAATTGTTGCTCTATCTATAAGCTCTTAGTTTCAAGTATTACAGTTAAGAATTTCAATGCCATTCAGTTTCTCTCACATCTTATAGAATGTTATCTTTATCCTTGCTTCTCTGGATGTTATAATGATGGGCTCAGTATGGCCATTTTTATTTACCCTTTCATTCTAATAACCCACATCCTTCAGTCACTGTGGTTTATTCTTTGGTGGTTTTGCTAGAAATCACAATATGCATATTTAGTATATCAAAGTTTAATATTAATGTTTTACTTCATAGAAAGATTTATAACAAACGTAATGAGGTTTAAATTTCAGGGACTCACACTTGCCCAGGTTCCTTCCAAGCCTAGGAAAGCCCAAGCAATGTATTCACtctgtcatatatttttataagatttggGAAAAATAAGGCATTTTTAACCGCAGTTGATTAAATGCCCTGTCTCTACTCCTactttctcttatattttcctttggtGTATTGAAGTGTGGTCATTTTGGAGATCTAAGGGAAATTGAGTTGAGAATACATTTAGTTTAGATTAGAAGGATATGTTTATAAGATCTGTTAAATAATtaagatctggggcgcctgggtggctcagtgggttaagcctctgccttaggctcgggtcatgatcccagggtcctgggatcgagccccgcatcaggctccctgctcagcggggagcctgcttcctcctctctctctgcctgcctctctgcctacttgtgatctctctgtccaataaataaataaaatcttaaaaaaaaaaattaagatcttaCTAAGTGACAGAGCTAAGATTCTCCGGCAGTTTGCCTGATATTAACACTTGACTATATTTCCACCAACGGGGCCTTTGATTACTTAACATTAAGGTATAATGGTCTATCTAGTCTTATCCAGTTGACACTATTAGTTTGACACTATTTCCCACTTCTTACTAATCTACCTGCTCTACTATATTTTTCTAATCATTTAGCTAACCTAACATTAAGTCACACTCTATCCAAACTGAATTCCTTGTCTTTACCAAACCATATCTTTGTTTATGTATTACTCTCAGTCTGAAATGACCTTGTCAAATTATAcataaacaaattattattttatttctgagtttgaCATTACTGACACCTGTGAAGAAAACCTAAGACTACCAATATTTACTAAACGAGACATCAATAATAAACTAGTACTGTCACTTCAAACAGTATTGAAAATTAGTTATTTCATCAAAAAAAGTGATATATTCTGAACTTATACCACACAACTGAAAAAACTGCCAGTGTTTTTCCAAACTTAACAAtccaaaaaatatacatatgattAATAATTTGTGACGCTAAAAGAAGCTTTtccaagttaaaataaaaaacaactttcaaTCAAATATgctagaaaacagaatttttctaTTCCCtctaaaaaaattgtattataaaATTATCAAATCAAAAGTCAATCAGTATgcaaccaaaaaaatcaaaattatcaaaacaataaagatatattacttttcttcctcttgtgAAATTTGTCAgctttttttatatatgtaatttactgtaatttatttttttaaatgtttactttcaTACCTTTTATGAACTGTATTCCCCCCAAAATGCGTATGATGAAGCCCTAAACCCCAATGTGACTCCATTTTGAAATAGTGccttaaagagataattaaggttaagtAAGGTCCTTAAGGGGCCCAAGTATGAtaggactggtatccttataagaagaggaggagacaccAGAGATCGTTctccacacacagagaaaaggacaTGTATGGAAACAGCAATAAGGTGGCCATGTGCAACACAAAGAGAGAgccctcaccagaaaccaactctgctgacatgttgatcttagacttccaatCTCtagaactttaagaaaatatatttctaatggTTATGCTGTAGAATTCTGTTATGGCAGTCTACACAGACTAACACAATacctaattttttatattatattctttttcttaaatga
Proteins encoded:
- the XKR9 gene encoding XK-related protein 9 isoform X1; the encoded protein is MKYTKLHFMLSVLGIIIYITDLIVDIWVSVRFFYEGRNVFGILTVSFMLFGTLVVQCFSYSWFKADLKKAGQESQHCFLLLHCLQGGVFTRYWFALKKGYHVAFKNISKTDNFIEEQIDPHKEVIDRMTDLSMLRLFETYLEGCPQFVLQLYIFLEHGQANFSQYAAIMVSCCAISWSTLDYQVALRKSLSDKNLLKGSCPKFTYLFYKLFTLLSWMLSIVLLLFLNVKIALFLLLFLWFLGLLWAFKKQTQFCASVSMEFLYRVVVGFILTFTFFNIKGQNTRCPMFCYYIVRVLATVGILVVFWVSPVSVFNSDYFMPISITIALSLVLGIIFLIVYYGTLHPNRKEEAKPDEIDGKTAQGDCRMKYFIMD
- the XKR9 gene encoding XK-related protein 9 isoform X2, with the protein product MTDLSMLRLFETYLEGCPQFVLQLYIFLEHGQANFSQYAAIMVSCCAISWSTLDYQVALRKSLSDKNLLKGSCPKFTYLFYKLFTLLSWMLSIVLLLFLNVKIALFLLLFLWFLGLLWAFKKQTQFCASVSMEFLYRVVVGFILTFTFFNIKGQNTRCPMFCYYIVRVLATVGILVVFWVSPVSVFNSDYFMPISITIALSLVLGIIFLIVYYGTLHPNRKEEAKPDEIDGKTAQGDCRMKYFIMD